Proteins encoded together in one Stutzerimonas stutzeri window:
- the livG gene encoding high-affinity branched-chain amino acid ABC transporter ATP-binding protein LivG — MSRPILEVRGLTMRFGGLLAVNEVALTVHDKQVVSMIGPNGAGKTTVFNCLTGFYQPTAGEILLDGTPIHGLPGHKIARQGVVRTFQNVRLFKDMTAVENLLVAQHRHLNTNFLAGLLKTPAFRQSEREAMDFAAHWLEQVNLTDIANRPAGTLAYGQQRRLEIARCMMTRPRILMLDEPAAGLNPKETEDLKALIALLRDEHGVTVLLIEHDMKLVMSISDHIYVINQGTPLANGSPEQVRNNPDVIKAYLGEA, encoded by the coding sequence ATGAGCCGCCCGATCCTGGAAGTACGCGGCCTGACCATGCGCTTCGGCGGCCTGCTGGCCGTCAACGAGGTGGCGCTGACCGTACACGACAAGCAGGTGGTTTCGATGATCGGCCCCAACGGCGCCGGCAAGACCACCGTATTCAACTGCCTGACCGGCTTCTACCAGCCGACCGCCGGCGAAATCCTGCTCGACGGCACGCCGATCCACGGCCTGCCCGGCCACAAGATCGCCCGTCAGGGCGTGGTACGCACTTTCCAGAATGTCCGCCTGTTCAAGGACATGACGGCGGTGGAGAACCTGCTGGTAGCGCAACACCGACACCTGAACACCAACTTTCTCGCCGGTCTGCTGAAGACGCCGGCGTTCCGTCAGAGCGAACGCGAGGCCATGGACTTCGCCGCCCACTGGCTGGAACAGGTGAACCTCACCGACATCGCCAACCGCCCGGCGGGCACCCTCGCCTACGGTCAGCAGCGTCGCCTGGAAATCGCCCGCTGCATGATGACGCGTCCGCGCATCCTCATGCTGGACGAGCCGGCGGCCGGCCTGAACCCGAAGGAGACCGAGGACCTCAAGGCGCTGATCGCCCTGCTGCGTGATGAACACGGTGTCACCGTGCTGCTGATCGAGCACGACATGAAGCTGGTCATGAGCATTTCCGACCACATCTACGTGATCAACCAGGGCACCCCACTGGCCAACGGCTCGCCCGAGCAGGTGCGCAACAACCCTGACGTGATCAAAGCCTATCTGGGGGAGGCGTGA
- a CDS encoding META domain-containing protein, which translates to MTLRVLPLVAALGLIGCATEPLELQRDVTYIAEWIGDEPVIGRTPVSLTLSEGRAYGNAGCNHWFGSYELDGQRLRFSNLGSTRKMCAEEIMEQEHQFLDLLNRVERWDVSNIDQLRLWPGEGAALRLWPELE; encoded by the coding sequence ATGACATTGCGCGTCTTGCCCCTGGTTGCAGCGCTCGGCCTGATCGGTTGCGCAACAGAACCGCTGGAACTGCAACGCGACGTAACCTATATCGCCGAGTGGATTGGCGACGAACCGGTGATCGGCCGCACACCGGTCTCGCTGACCTTGAGCGAAGGGCGTGCCTACGGCAATGCCGGCTGCAACCACTGGTTCGGCAGCTACGAGCTCGATGGCCAGCGGCTGCGCTTCAGCAATCTGGGTAGCACACGAAAGATGTGCGCCGAGGAGATCATGGAACAGGAGCACCAGTTCCTCGACCTGCTCAACCGAGTCGAACGCTGGGACGTCTCCAACATCGACCAGCTACGCCTCTGGCCAGGCGAAGGTGCCGCGCTGCGCCTCTGGCCGGAACTCGAATAA
- the dinB gene encoding DNA polymerase IV — protein MSQTALRKIIHIDCDCFYAAIEMRDDPSLARRPIAVGGAADRRGVIATCNYEARAYGVRSAMASGHALKLCPDLLILRPRMEAYREASREIHEIFRTYTEQIEPLSLDEAYLDVSACEHFAGSATRIAEDIRRRVWQQLRITVSAGVAPNKFLAKIASEWNKPDGLFVVTPAQVEEFVKALEVKRLHGVGRVTAEKLGRLGIRTCSDLREWGRLSLVREFGAFGERLWGLAWGIDERPVQVESRRQSVSVEQTYDRDLPDLAACLERLPQLLQQLSTRMARLDSGYRPGKPFVKLKFHDFTQTTLEQAGAGLELDDYADLLATAFSRRARPVRLIGVGVRLIDLRGGFEQLRLF, from the coding sequence GTGAGCCAGACCGCCCTTCGCAAGATCATCCATATCGATTGCGACTGTTTCTATGCCGCGATCGAGATGCGCGACGATCCCAGCCTGGCGCGCCGCCCGATTGCCGTCGGCGGCGCGGCGGATCGGCGCGGTGTCATCGCTACCTGCAACTACGAGGCGCGCGCCTACGGGGTGCGCTCGGCCATGGCATCCGGGCATGCCCTGAAGCTGTGCCCCGACCTGCTGATCCTGCGCCCGCGGATGGAGGCCTACCGCGAAGCGTCGCGGGAAATCCATGAAATTTTCCGTACTTACACCGAGCAGATAGAGCCGCTATCGCTCGACGAGGCCTACCTGGATGTCTCTGCCTGTGAGCACTTCGCCGGCAGTGCGACGCGTATCGCCGAGGACATCCGTCGACGGGTCTGGCAGCAGCTGCGTATCACGGTGTCGGCCGGCGTCGCGCCAAACAAGTTTCTCGCCAAGATCGCCAGCGAGTGGAACAAGCCGGACGGCCTGTTCGTCGTCACGCCCGCGCAGGTCGAGGAGTTCGTGAAAGCGCTCGAGGTCAAGCGCTTGCACGGGGTTGGCCGGGTCACCGCGGAAAAACTGGGCCGCCTGGGCATTCGCACCTGCAGCGATCTGCGCGAGTGGGGGAGGTTGTCGCTCGTTCGGGAGTTCGGTGCCTTTGGCGAGCGGCTCTGGGGTCTGGCCTGGGGAATCGACGAGCGTCCCGTGCAGGTGGAAAGCCGGCGCCAGTCGGTGAGCGTCGAACAGACCTACGATCGCGATCTGCCTGATCTGGCAGCCTGCCTCGAGCGGCTTCCCCAACTGCTGCAGCAGCTGTCGACCCGCATGGCCCGGTTGGACAGCGGTTATCGCCCGGGCAAGCCATTCGTGAAACTCAAGTTTCATGACTTCACCCAGACCACCCTGGAACAGGCTGGCGCCGGCCTGGAGCTGGACGACTATGCCGACCTGCTGGCGACCGCATTCTCACGCCGCGCCCGGCCCGTGCGCCTGATTGGCGTCGGCGTGCGGTTGATCGACCTGCGTGGCGGTTTCGAACAGCTGCGCCTGTTCTGA
- a CDS encoding dienelactone hydrolase family protein, which translates to MRLCLLGLLMAASVTANAAVQTQEIPYTAADGTKMIGYYAYDDAIEGKRPGIVVVHEWWGLNDYAKQRARDLAELGYSALAIDMYGEGRNTEHPKDAMSFMQAALKDADAAKGRFNAGLDLLKEQTQTDTDKLGAVGYCFGGKVVLDMARQGVPLDGVVSFHGALATETRAAPGSVKARVLVEHGAEDSMISADDVAALNVEMVKAGADYQFVSLPGAKHGFTNPGADAHQKNGLDVAYQKAADERSWRDMQRFFEDTFGPSTPARSQ; encoded by the coding sequence ATGCGCCTTTGCCTGCTCGGCCTGCTCATGGCTGCCAGCGTCACCGCCAATGCCGCGGTACAGACGCAGGAAATCCCCTACACCGCTGCCGACGGCACCAAGATGATCGGTTACTACGCCTACGACGATGCCATCGAGGGCAAGCGCCCCGGCATCGTGGTGGTGCATGAATGGTGGGGCCTTAACGACTACGCCAAGCAACGCGCCCGCGACCTCGCCGAGCTGGGCTACAGCGCCCTGGCCATCGACATGTATGGCGAGGGCAGGAACACCGAGCACCCCAAGGACGCCATGAGCTTCATGCAGGCCGCACTGAAGGACGCCGATGCAGCCAAGGGCCGCTTCAACGCCGGCCTGGATCTGCTCAAGGAGCAGACACAGACGGATACCGACAAGCTGGGTGCGGTCGGCTACTGCTTTGGCGGCAAGGTAGTCCTGGACATGGCGCGCCAGGGCGTGCCGCTGGACGGCGTGGTCAGCTTCCACGGCGCATTGGCCACCGAAACCCGCGCCGCGCCGGGTAGCGTCAAGGCGCGAGTGCTGGTCGAGCACGGCGCCGAAGACAGCATGATCAGCGCCGACGATGTCGCGGCCCTGAACGTCGAGATGGTCAAGGCCGGCGCCGATTACCAGTTCGTCAGCCTGCCGGGGGCCAAGCACGGCTTCACCAATCCGGGCGCCGATGCCCATCAGAAGAACGGCCTCGACGTGGCCTATCAGAAAGCCGCCGACGAGCGCTCCTGGCGTGATATGCAGCGGTTCTTCGAGGACACCTTCGGCCCGTCGACGCCTGCCCGGTCGCAGTGA
- a CDS encoding acyl-CoA thioesterase: MSWDQPQAFIIDLHVASEHIDELGHANNAVYVTWLERCAWQHSQSLGLGIDDYHRLDRAMAVLRHEIDYLAAAYEGDALQLGTWISESDQRLKMKRNFQLIRPADGATLLRAQTTFVCIELSSGKPKRMPLEFVDGYGKALVQPYPLEL, translated from the coding sequence ATGAGCTGGGATCAGCCGCAGGCGTTCATCATCGACCTGCACGTGGCATCGGAACATATCGACGAACTGGGACACGCCAACAACGCGGTCTATGTGACGTGGCTCGAACGCTGTGCCTGGCAGCACTCCCAGAGCCTCGGCCTGGGTATCGATGACTATCACCGCCTGGACCGCGCCATGGCCGTTCTGCGGCACGAGATCGACTACCTGGCAGCGGCCTACGAAGGTGATGCACTGCAACTCGGCACCTGGATCTCGGAGTCCGATCAGCGTCTGAAGATGAAGCGAAACTTCCAGCTGATCAGGCCTGCAGATGGTGCGACGCTGCTGCGCGCGCAGACCACTTTCGTCTGCATCGAACTCTCCAGCGGGAAACCCAAGCGCATGCCGCTGGAATTCGTCGACGGCTATGGCAAGGCGCTCGTACAGCCGTACCCGCTGGAGCTGTGA
- a CDS encoding ABC transporter ATP-binding protein, with amino-acid sequence MLTFENVSTFYGKIQALHGINVQVQQGEIVTLIGANGAGKSTLLMTLCGTPQAASGSIRFQGEELVGQQTCDIMRKAIAVVPEGRRIFSRLTVEENLSMGGFFTGKADFQEQLDKVLGLFPRLKERYQQRGGTMSGGEQQMLAIARALMSKPKLLLLDEPSLGLAPIIIQQIFEIIEQLREDGVTVFLVEQNANQALKLADRGYVLENGHIVMQGSGEDLLTDPKVRDAYLGG; translated from the coding sequence ATGCTGACTTTCGAAAACGTCTCGACCTTCTACGGCAAGATCCAGGCTCTGCACGGCATCAACGTGCAGGTACAACAGGGCGAAATCGTCACCCTGATTGGCGCTAACGGTGCCGGCAAATCGACCCTGCTGATGACCCTCTGCGGCACACCGCAGGCGGCCAGCGGCAGCATTCGCTTCCAGGGTGAAGAGCTGGTCGGCCAACAGACCTGCGACATCATGCGCAAGGCCATCGCCGTGGTGCCCGAGGGTCGGCGGATATTCTCGCGCCTGACGGTGGAGGAGAATCTCTCCATGGGGGGCTTCTTCACCGGCAAGGCGGACTTCCAGGAGCAGCTGGACAAGGTGCTCGGCCTGTTCCCGCGGCTGAAGGAGCGATATCAGCAGCGCGGCGGCACCATGTCCGGTGGTGAACAGCAGATGCTCGCCATCGCTCGCGCACTGATGAGCAAGCCCAAGCTGCTGCTGCTCGACGAGCCGTCGCTGGGCCTGGCGCCGATCATCATCCAGCAGATCTTCGAGATCATCGAGCAGTTGCGCGAAGACGGCGTGACCGTGTTCCTGGTCGAGCAGAACGCCAACCAGGCGCTCAAGCTGGCCGATCGCGGCTATGTGCTGGAGAACGGCCATATCGTCATGCAGGGAAGTGGTGAGGACCTGCTGACCGATCCGAAGGTACGCGACGCCTACCTGGGCGGCTGA